DNA from Granulicella cerasi:
CCTCTGCCGACTCCTGCTTGCCGTTGCGGAGATAGCCGATCTTCACGGTCGAACCGGGCGTCTTCGCGGAGATGATGCTGACGAGTTCGTCGCCATCCTTCACCGGCTTGCCGTCTATGGTGACGATGATGTCGTTCGGCTGCAGGCCAGCCTTCGCTGCGGGCATGTTCGGCGTAACTGCGCTGACCATGACGCCACCGTTGGCGAAGCCGTACATGCGACCGACCGCCGAGGACTGATTGGCCTGGAACTGGATGCCGATAGAGCCGCGCGTGACCTTGTGGCTCGGGCCGATCAGCATGTTGTAGACGTTGATGAGGATGTTCGACGGCATCGCGAAGCCGACACCTTCAGAGCCGGCCGACTGTGTGTAGATCGCCGTGTTCATGCCGATCACCGAGCCGGACATATCGACGAGCGGGCCGCCGGAGTTGCCGGGGTTGATCGCCGCGTCGGTCTGGATGAAGCGCTGGAACTGGTTCTTCGAGACGCCGTTTGCGTCAGGACCTTCGTCGATCGAGCGGTTCTTGGCAGAGATGATGCCCGCCGAAACCGTGTGCGACAAACCGAAGGGGCTGCCGATGGCAAGAACCCAGTCGCCGACCTGCGGACCGTCGGAGTTGCCGAGCTTTACGGTCGGCAACGTCATGCCCTTGGGGTCGATCTTGATGACGGCGATGTCGGTGTCCTTGTCGGTGCCGACAACGGTAGCGGGACGGCCCGGATCGAGAGGATTTTCGGGGTCGGACGAGAGCTTCACGTAGATGTGGTCAGCCTTGTCGACGACGTGGTTGTTCGTGATGATGTAGCCGCGCTGGTCGACGATGAAGCCCGAACCGAGAGCGCGACGCGTTCCACCGGTAGCATCGCCATCCCCGTTGGGGTTCTGGCCGCCGAAGAACTTGTTGAAGAAGTCCTGCATGTCGTTCTGCTGGTCGTCGTCATCGCCGCCGTTGGGGACGGGCATGTTACGACCGCCGCGACGCTTGCTCGCAGGCTTGGGCGTGGACTCGGTATTGATGTTCACCACCGCGGGCTCAACCTGCTTGACGATGGTCGAGAAGCCGTTGGAAAGCGTAACCGGAGAGGGAATGGTCAGCGGCTTCGCATCGGAGGCCTTCTGCTCGGCGCCGTGAACGCGGCCGGTGAGCAGAGAGCCAGCAAGGACGCCGACGGAAAGAGCGCCGAGCACCGTGAAGGTGGTGGTCAGACGACCGGAACGGATGTTGGTCCAAAAGGATGTAAACGGGTGCTTGGGAGATGACATCTTTGTGTATTTTCCTCGTTCTCGATTGGAGATCGAATTCACCGGGGAGGATGTCCGCCGCGGCGAAGGTTAGGTACGCCACTTATGTACGCCACAAGGATAGACGTGACGCTGGCGAAAAGGTCGCTAAGCCCGGCTGTGGAACATGATAGCGGCGACCGACGCTACGTGCCCGTCGTGGGTAGGATATCGCTGTTTTCGCCCGAGGTCGCGGCGGCGAGCTCGGCAAAGAGGATTCCGGCGAGGATGAGCGCAGCTCCTGTCAGCGAGCGCGTGCTGAGATGCTCGCCAAGGAAGAGCAGCGAAAAGAGCCACGCGAAGATGGGTTCCAGCGTGAAGATGAGTGCTGTGTGCGTGGCAGGCAAGTGCTGCTGCGCCCAGCTCTGGATGGTGAACGCCGCTGCGGTGGCGAGCAGAGCGGTGACGAGGAGAGCGACGATGACGATCGGCGTGAGATGCAGCATCGGCTTGCCGCCGAGTGGAAGCGTGATTGCCATGACGAGAGCGGCGAAACCGATTTGCAGCGTGCCGAGTTTGCGCGCGGAGCTGCGATGAGCGAAACGGGCGATGGTGAGCAGATGCAGGCCGTAAGCGAACGAGCAGCAGAGACTGAGCCACTCCCCGCGATGCAGCCCGGAAAAGACCGCCGCGCCAGAGCCGGGAGGCGTGGTGAGCAGTACTAGGCCCGCGAATGCGATGATCGCGCCGAGGAGGGCGGCGAACCCGGGCTTGCGGTGGTTCGGCGGAGCGAGCGCAGGGATGGTCGCCAGCAGCGGCACGATGACGACGACGAGGCCGGTGATGAAAGCTGACTTGGCGGCGGTCGTGTGGGCGAGCCCGGCGGTCTGGAACTGGTAGCCGAGGGCGAGGAAGAGTCCGGCGGAGGCGCCGCCGACCAGGTCGAAGCGGGTGAGCGTGCGGAGACTGTCGAAGTTGATGACCGCGAGCGCGAGGAATGCGAGTGTCATGCGCGCGAGGTTGAACGCCAGCGGCGTGGCGTCGTGGAGGGCGACTTTGACGAGCGCAAAGGTCGTTCCCCAGACGAGGGTGACGAGCGCAAGCAGGATGTGTGCGGTAAGGCTCG
Protein-coding regions in this window:
- a CDS encoding trypsin-like peptidase domain-containing protein → MSSPKHPFTSFWTNIRSGRLTTTFTVLGALSVGVLAGSLLTGRVHGAEQKASDAKPLTIPSPVTLSNGFSTIVKQVEPAVVNINTESTPKPASKRRGGRNMPVPNGGDDDDQQNDMQDFFNKFFGGQNPNGDGDATGGTRRALGSGFIVDQRGYIITNNHVVDKADHIYVKLSSDPENPLDPGRPATVVGTDKDTDIAVIKIDPKGMTLPTVKLGNSDGPQVGDWVLAIGSPFGLSHTVSAGIISAKNRSIDEGPDANGVSKNQFQRFIQTDAAINPGNSGGPLVDMSGSVIGMNTAIYTQSAGSEGVGFAMPSNILINVYNMLIGPSHKVTRGSIGIQFQANQSSAVGRMYGFANGGVMVSAVTPNMPAAKAGLQPNDIIVTIDGKPVKDGDELVSIISAKTPGSTVKIGYLRNGKQESAEVGIADRAKLFDDLDKSDSSNNAPDDSDAGQAGQAKLGITVSAVPAPMASKLGLKNGGVVVTAVRPGSFADEVGLTRTAVITEINRHAVTDVSSYRSIVSNLKSGDDVVFVVRAQTGGGSNFIGGTLP
- a CDS encoding DMT family transporter yields the protein MTPRRTSLTAHILLALVTLVWGTTFALVKVALHDATPLAFNLARMTLAFLALAVINFDSLRTLTRFDLVGGASAGLFLALGYQFQTAGLAHTTAAKSAFITGLVVVIVPLLATIPALAPPNHRKPGFAALLGAIIAFAGLVLLTTPPGSGAAVFSGLHRGEWLSLCCSFAYGLHLLTIARFAHRSSARKLGTLQIGFAALVMAITLPLGGKPMLHLTPIVIVALLVTALLATAAAFTIQSWAQQHLPATHTALIFTLEPIFAWLFSLLFLGEHLSTRSLTGAALILAGILFAELAAATSGENSDILPTTGT